The following are from one region of the Rosistilla carotiformis genome:
- a CDS encoding glycosyltransferase family protein, which translates to MKLVVLHNHFDRGDVTQVVLNHLQALAASELPIDRVLLLHGGRDAGLSDLQSLRFPVDAISVDALSDDSSSIDQSQALTDQIAQAITAAGGSRDDTLLHFHNHSLGEHLLLPEAVAQLAEAGWPIVLQIHDFAEDYSSANYQRWIPSLAAQTPDAVERHLYPQAPNLHYVAATQRDRSLLSSLGVADTALHRLPPIAPAILESQLDQAAAKRKLTAALDLDADKPLGIYPACGSRAKNIGELLLWSAVCDEATFAIAAPPTDPIDQKMYAMWSTFARNQQLPVRFDAELVEGISRAELLAAADFLFTSSVAENGASVFLEAMLAGCPLRGRDLPAVTDDLRAAGCEFPGLAPSLSIPAAVIGQSAQPQIWEAYCAAWGWLPDGFIDALDLESVDRGPIVGDIDFARLPIGLQARAIVAAKSDRKLAGQIRDANPIMHDLPAAPGDPQPHLAANAQRAAEAFNESALVDRLTQIYRAALQSDRDAGTTAPTSAGRLFVQLASYEAFTPCRTIEL; encoded by the coding sequence ATGAAACTTGTCGTCCTCCACAATCACTTTGATCGTGGCGATGTCACGCAAGTGGTTCTAAATCATCTGCAAGCTTTGGCCGCCAGCGAGCTTCCGATCGATCGAGTGTTGTTGCTGCACGGTGGTCGCGACGCGGGCCTTTCCGATTTGCAAAGCCTTCGTTTCCCCGTCGATGCGATTTCAGTCGACGCTCTCTCGGATGATTCTTCGTCGATCGATCAGTCACAGGCTTTGACCGACCAGATCGCCCAAGCGATCACCGCTGCCGGTGGATCTCGCGACGACACCCTGCTCCATTTTCATAACCACAGCCTCGGTGAGCACCTGTTGCTTCCCGAAGCTGTCGCCCAGCTGGCCGAAGCGGGCTGGCCGATCGTATTGCAGATCCACGATTTTGCTGAAGACTATTCGTCCGCAAACTATCAACGCTGGATCCCGTCGCTCGCTGCGCAGACGCCCGATGCGGTCGAACGCCATCTCTATCCGCAAGCTCCCAATTTGCATTACGTCGCTGCGACGCAGCGCGATCGCAGTCTGTTGTCGTCGCTGGGCGTTGCTGATACTGCTTTGCATCGATTGCCCCCGATCGCGCCGGCGATTCTTGAAAGCCAACTCGATCAAGCGGCTGCGAAACGCAAGTTGACCGCGGCGTTGGATCTCGATGCGGACAAGCCGCTGGGGATCTATCCGGCATGTGGCAGCCGAGCCAAGAATATCGGCGAACTGCTGCTGTGGAGTGCGGTTTGCGACGAGGCAACGTTTGCGATCGCGGCGCCCCCCACCGATCCGATCGATCAAAAGATGTACGCGATGTGGTCGACTTTCGCCCGCAACCAGCAACTGCCGGTGCGATTCGACGCGGAGCTTGTCGAAGGTATCTCGCGAGCCGAATTGCTGGCCGCTGCCGATTTCTTGTTCACGTCGAGCGTCGCCGAAAACGGAGCGTCTGTTTTCCTGGAAGCCATGTTGGCCGGATGCCCGCTGCGAGGTCGCGACCTTCCAGCGGTGACCGACGATCTCCGCGCCGCGGGTTGTGAATTCCCCGGCCTTGCCCCGTCGCTTTCGATCCCGGCTGCTGTGATCGGGCAATCGGCTCAGCCACAGATCTGGGAAGCCTATTGTGCCGCGTGGGGTTGGTTGCCCGACGGATTTATCGACGCCTTGGACTTGGAGTCGGTCGATCGCGGTCCGATCGTCGGCGACATCGATTTTGCCCGTTTGCCGATCGGTCTGCAGGCGCGAGCGATCGTCGCGGCGAAATCCGATCGCAAGCTGGCTGGCCAAATTCGCGACGCCAATCCCATCATGCACGACCTGCCCGCAGCACCCGGCGACCCGCAGCCGCATCTCGCTGCCAACGCGCAGCGAGCGGCCGAAGCGTTCAACGAATCGGCGCTCGTCGATCGGTTGACGCAAATCTATCGAGCCGCCTTGCAGAGCGATCGCGATGCCGGAACGACGGCTCCCACCAGCGCCGGGCGTTTGTTCGTTCAGTTGGCCAGCTACGAAGCCTTTACGCCGTGTCGCACGATCGAATTGTGA
- a CDS encoding SGNH/GDSL hydrolase family protein gives MTCFAHRARADDSLTLDPANSILRGDFQNARILFEREHRGHVAFIGGSITEMNGYRPMVMESLQERFPDTKFKFTDAGISSTCSTTGAFRLQRDVLDKGPVDLFFVEFAVNDDQDAMHSRDAAIRGMEGIIRHARLHNPNADIVLTYFVNPGMLATSQQQKTPLSIAAHEAVAEHYKIPAIRLARQVASSISAGDLSWEVYGGTHPKPAGNRIAADLIDQLMDVAWKGDRNAKGANIMPHPLPEPMDVDSYFRGRLLDVADADLTAKATVKIPGWDAIPGGKRSRFTSERLLCLEGAGAECSLKFSGTAIGAYVLAGPDAATVEVSIDGGAFQPVELYHHHSKGLHYPRTVMFATDLRNDSHQIKLRVAASPEHPERQVARILNFVAN, from the coding sequence TTGACATGCTTTGCCCACCGCGCCCGTGCCGATGATTCGCTTACCCTCGATCCGGCGAATTCAATCCTTCGCGGTGATTTCCAGAATGCGCGGATTCTGTTCGAACGAGAGCATCGTGGGCACGTCGCCTTCATCGGCGGATCGATCACCGAAATGAACGGCTATCGCCCGATGGTGATGGAGTCGCTGCAGGAACGTTTTCCCGATACCAAGTTCAAGTTCACCGACGCCGGAATTTCGTCGACCTGTTCAACGACCGGCGCCTTCCGGCTGCAACGCGATGTATTGGACAAGGGGCCCGTCGATCTGTTTTTTGTCGAATTCGCCGTCAACGACGATCAGGACGCGATGCACTCGCGCGACGCCGCGATTCGCGGGATGGAGGGGATCATTCGCCACGCCCGATTGCACAATCCAAACGCCGATATCGTGCTGACCTACTTTGTGAATCCGGGAATGTTGGCCACGTCGCAGCAGCAGAAAACTCCGCTCTCGATCGCCGCTCATGAAGCGGTTGCCGAACATTATAAGATCCCCGCGATTCGACTGGCTCGACAGGTTGCCAGCAGCATCTCCGCGGGCGATCTCAGCTGGGAAGTTTACGGTGGCACGCATCCCAAACCGGCGGGAAATCGGATCGCCGCTGATCTGATCGACCAATTGATGGATGTCGCTTGGAAAGGTGACAGGAATGCAAAGGGCGCGAACATCATGCCTCATCCGTTGCCCGAGCCGATGGATGTGGACAGCTACTTCCGCGGCCGATTGTTGGACGTCGCTGACGCCGATCTGACGGCAAAAGCGACGGTCAAGATTCCCGGTTGGGATGCGATTCCCGGGGGCAAGCGAAGCCGCTTCACCAGCGAACGGCTGTTGTGTCTGGAGGGTGCGGGAGCGGAATGCTCGTTGAAATTCAGCGGCACGGCGATCGGAGCTTATGTGTTGGCGGGACCCGATGCGGCAACGGTCGAAGTGAGTATCGACGGCGGCGCTTTCCAGCCGGTCGAACTCTACCACCATCACAGCAAAGGGCTGCACTACCCGCGGACAGTGATGTTCGCCACCGATTTAAGGAACGACTCGCATCAGATCAAATTGAGAGTTGCTGCGTCGCCGGAGCATCCCGAACGGCAGGTCGCGCGGATCTTAAACTTCGTCGCCAATTGA
- the arsJ gene encoding organoarsenical effux MFS transporter ArsJ, which translates to MDKKSYGLVTAAYWGFTLTDGALRMLVLLHFHQLGYSPVNLAFLFLLYEFCGIITNLFGGWIAARYGLRVTLFAGLASQIVALTMLSFVQQDWVAWLSVAYVMTSQAISGVAKDLTKMSSKSAVKLIVQGSDAAETESRLFKWVAILTGSKNALKGFGFLLGGVLLQWLGFAPSLRAMAAALAVVLVLSAAMLKADMGKTKAKVKFRELFSKSREINILSFARFFLFGARDVWFVVGLPVFLASQLGWSDAGVGGFLAAWVIGYGIVQASAPRFINRSAGAARAAQTWGFALFLVSLLLSLAIQMNFHPSASILIGLTVFGFVFAVNSSVQSYLILAYTDSDKVALNVGFYYMANACGRLVGTLLSGVMFLVGGLPGCLWTSTALVLAAAALTLYLPVAQRSPIPEVAG; encoded by the coding sequence ATGGACAAGAAGAGCTACGGCCTAGTGACGGCCGCCTACTGGGGATTCACGCTGACCGATGGCGCCTTGCGGATGTTGGTGCTGCTGCACTTTCACCAGCTTGGCTACTCTCCAGTCAACCTCGCGTTCCTCTTCCTGCTGTACGAATTCTGCGGCATCATCACCAATCTGTTCGGCGGCTGGATCGCCGCACGATACGGCCTGCGCGTGACGCTGTTTGCCGGCTTGGCGTCGCAGATCGTCGCCCTGACGATGCTTTCGTTTGTCCAACAGGACTGGGTCGCATGGCTTTCGGTCGCTTATGTGATGACCAGCCAAGCGATCTCCGGGGTGGCGAAAGATCTGACGAAGATGAGCTCCAAAAGCGCGGTCAAGCTGATCGTACAGGGGAGCGATGCGGCGGAGACCGAGTCGCGGTTGTTCAAATGGGTCGCCATCCTCACCGGCAGCAAAAACGCACTCAAAGGGTTCGGCTTCCTGCTCGGCGGCGTGCTGCTGCAGTGGCTTGGGTTCGCCCCATCGCTGCGGGCGATGGCCGCCGCGTTGGCGGTGGTGCTGGTACTATCGGCCGCCATGCTAAAAGCGGATATGGGGAAGACCAAGGCGAAGGTCAAGTTTCGCGAGCTGTTCTCCAAGAGCCGCGAGATCAACATCCTATCGTTCGCGAGGTTCTTCCTGTTTGGAGCACGCGATGTTTGGTTCGTCGTCGGTCTGCCCGTCTTCCTCGCATCGCAGCTCGGTTGGAGCGATGCCGGAGTCGGCGGCTTCCTGGCTGCTTGGGTGATCGGATATGGAATCGTGCAGGCGTCGGCCCCTCGATTCATCAACCGATCAGCCGGCGCCGCCCGCGCTGCTCAGACCTGGGGCTTCGCGCTGTTTCTGGTCTCGCTGTTGCTGTCCCTTGCGATCCAAATGAACTTCCATCCGTCGGCCAGCATCCTGATCGGACTCACCGTTTTCGGATTTGTGTTCGCCGTCAATTCATCGGTTCAGTCTTACCTCATCCTCGCCTACACCGACTCCGACAAAGTCGCCTTAAACGTCGGCTTCTACTACATGGCCAACGCCTGCGGTCGGCTAGTCGGAACGCTTTTGTCGGGCGTGATGTTTCTGGTCGGCGGATTGCCCGGATGCCTATGGACCTCGACCGCGCTGGTGCTGGCCGCCGCTGCGCTAACGCTCTACCTGCCCGTCGCACAGCGGTCCCCGATCCCTGAGGTCGCCGGCTAG